The DNA sequence GGCGCAGGCGGTGGATGAACTGACGCGTTTACGCACCGACAGCATGACTCCGATCGAAGCCCTCAACAAGCTGGATGAGTTGACTCGACGCCTGCGCGGCGATTGATTCTTGCCGGGATTGTCACGGTCTTCGCGACATTCCCAGGAACCCCATGGCCACCACCACCGGCGCCGAACGCCTCATTGCCGTCCTCCCCGAGCACCTGATCGACCAGATCGCGGCGGGGGAGGTGATCGAACGGCCCGCCTCGGTGGTGAAGGAACTGGTCGAAAATGCCCTCGACGCCCGCGCCGGCCAGATCGACATCGCCGTCAAGCAGGCGGGCGCCGAGGAAATCCGGGTGGTTGACAACGGCGCCGGGATGAGCCCGGCCGACCTGCCGCAGGCGATCCTGCGGCATGCCACTTCGAAGATTCGCGACGCCGAGGACCTCGACGCGATCCTCACCTTCGGGTTCCGTGGCGAGGCGCTGGCGGCGATCGCCTCGATCGCGCATCTGGAGATCGTGTCGCGCCGCCGTCAGGATGAGGCGGCGGCGATGATGTTCTGGGAAGCCGGGACCCGCAGCGACAGCGGCATCATCGGGGCGCCGGTCGGGACCGCGGTCACCGTGCGCCATCTGTTCTACAACACCCCGGCGCGGCGCGAGTACCTGCGCGCGCCGACCACCGAGATCAAACGCATCATCGAGACCGTGATCGACTTCGCCGCCTGGCACCACCGGGTGGGTTTCACGCTCCTGCTTGATGGCAAGCCGGCGTTGCAGGTCGCCCCGGCGGAGCGTCTGGAGGATCGTCTCGCCGACCTCTTTGGCGCGCGCATTCGCGAGTTGCTGGTGCCGTTCGCCGCCGGCGACGCCGAACTCGGGGTCAGCGGGTTTGCCGGCAAGCCGGAGCTGTCGCGCTCGTCGCGGGACCGGATTCTGCTCTATGTCAACGGACGCCGTGTCTGGTCGCAGTCGCTGCAGCATGCGGCGACCAATGCCTATGGCGAGACCATCCCGCGCGGGAGGTACCCGTTTGCGGTGATCGCGGTCGCGGTCAATCCGCGTCGGGTCGATGTCAATGTGCATCCGACCAAACGCGAGGTCCGTTTCGCCCACGACCGCGCCGTTTACGATCTCATCTACTACGGCATCAACAAGGCGATCTTCGCCTCGCCGCGTACCGCCCCGACCCTGGAACTGAAGCCCTCCTATACGCCGCCGGTGACCAGCGAGCGATTGCCCTTCCCGCCGGTCACGGTCGTCGATCCCGTCGCTGCGCACACTCCGGCGATTCCGTCGTCAATCGGGACCGATTTGCCGCACGTGGCCGAGGTCATCGCAGAGCCCCACGCGCCAGTTGCCGAGAGAGGAGAGGCAGACACAGGCGTCGTGGTCACCCGCGACCAGCGGATGCAGGAACAGGCCGTCCCCGATGTCGCCAGTTTCTGGCAGTTTCGCGATCTCTACATCGTGACCGTCGTTGGCGAGGAGCTCTGGGTGATCGACCAGCACACCGCGCATGAACGCATTCAATATGAAGCCATCCTGCGGCGTGCGCTGGAGCGCCGCCCCGAGACCCAGCGGATGCTCTTCCCGGAATCGATCGATCTTGAACCGCGCGAATGGCAGACTTACGAGCAAGCCGGCGACGTGGTCGCTTCGCTGGGATTCGAAGTGCGTGCCTTCGGCCAGCGCACGGTCCTCCTGGAAGGGGTTCCCACCGGTTTGCGGGTGAAAAACCCGGTCATCCTCTTTCGTCGTGTGCTGGAAGATGTCGAGACCGCCCGTCGCGGCGGCGAAGATCTGCTCAAGGCGGCGGCCGCCTCGGCCGCCTGCCGCTCGGCGGTCATGTCGGGGGACCGTCTCAAGCCGGAGGAGATGCAGTCGCTGTTTGCGCGCCTGATGCACACTGAAAACCCGTTCTCGTGCCCGCATGGACGCCCCACCGTCGTGCGCATCCCGATCTTTGATTTCGACAAGAAGTTCTGCCGCGCGTAACTCTCTCCGCCCCGCCCCGGCTATCGCCTCGTTCGGCGGGTCCTGAAAGCGGACCCACCTCACGATGCTAAGGACAGACAGGAATGTCCGTCCTCCTCAACACAAAGATTCCAACCCGGTCGCGGCCAAGAGCGCCGCGACCGGTATGGAATGACGGATTACTTGATGAACAGGGGTCGGATATTCCTGTCTGACCTGCCATCGCCAATTGAGGGCCGCTTTTGGGCCCCCGATTGGCGATGGCATATGCTCCGATACGGATTACACTTTCGTGGTTGCTGATTGCGAAGAGGTGCTCCAGAGGCGGAAGGTGCCGACGCCTTTGCACTTGGCGCAGTACCAGGTCGCCTCGTGCTCGCGATTGCCGCATTTGGAGCAGATGTAATCGGTTTCCGAGAAGGCGGCGGCATCGAGCAGGTGCTCGACCTCGTTGGCCACCTGCGGCCAGCGGTTCATCCGCGCCAGGGCGCTGATGATCCCGGCGCGCGCCGCCACGTTGTCGGAATCGATTTCCATCACGTGACGGTACTGCTGAATGGCGCGGTCGTATTCGCCCTTCTTGCGCGCCAAATCGGCCAGGCCGATCAACGCGGCGGTGTTGTTGGGATTCTTCTCGAGAATCCGGTCATAGAACTTGGTGATCTCGCCGTACTGCCCCAATTCAAAATAGGCGCGCTCAAGACGTCCGAAGACCAGATGCGCCGCGTCGGTGTGGGCGCTGGCCAGACGCGTCCACCACTCGACCGCCTCATCGGCACGGCCATCTTCCCAATAGGCGTCGCCGAGGTAGAGCAGGGCGGGGATGCAGTTGGGATCGTGGGAAAGCGCTTCCTTGTATTCGACGCGGGCCTCGTGCTTTTTGCCCTGCGCGGCGAGCTTGGTCCCGGCCAGCGTCTTGTAGAGCGCCAGCGATTGCCCGTCCTTTTGTCCCGAAATCTTCAGCGCCGTCTTGCGCGCCTCGTAGGCCTCGTCGAACCGCCCGGTGGATTCATAGAGCGAGACCAGCTGCGTCGCCGCCCAGAGGTGCTCCTTGTCAAGCTCGAGGATCTTCAAAAGCGAGCTTTCGGCGAGCTGATGGTTGGCGGCGGCGAGGTAGTCCTGCGCCAGCGCCTTGTGCACGGCGATCTGCGCCGACTTGGAGAGCCCCAGACGCAGCGTCAACTCTTCATGCACACGGATCGCGCGGTCGAACTTGCCGCGTTTGCGCAGCAGGTCGCCCAGCTTGAGGTAGGCGTCGATGTTGCTGGAATCCTCGTTGGCGGTCATCTTCAGGCGCTCGAAGGCGGTGTGATCGTCGCCATCGACCAGCGCCCGCAGCGCCTCCATGTAGAGCTTGGGCGCCTGGCTGGTCCGACGGCGCGAGCTGCGGGTCCAGGCGTAGGCAAACAACGCCGCCCCGATCGCGAAGATCCAAAACACGGTCCAGCCGAATCCGGTAAAGTCCATAACGCGCCCTCGGTCTTAAGTCACCGGCACGGACACTCCCTGTCCGGGCTATATCTCATCCAGCTCTTCGATCGTGCGGTTGCGGTAGCTGGCCATCTCCGCCTCCAGCCGCTTGCGGGCGCGACGCTCGGCGCGCAGGTCGGCGTGCAGACGAAAGACATAGGTCATGCCGAGGATCGCCGCCACCACCATCCCGGCCAGCATCGACCAGTAGACCACCACCACCATCGGGACGTCATAGTACTGGTGCCAGATCAGGTCCACGGCGGGGATGCGCGGGCCGGAGTTGTAGACGGAAAACCCAATGACAACCGCCAGGACGATCAAGAGTAGAATTATGCGAACGACCCACATAGGCGGCCCCCTGTGTCAATGCCGAAGTCTATCATGCTCTATCGGCCGGCGCAACCCAATTCGGAGCCGCGGGCGGCACAAAAAAATGAGGTTGAACAGGTTGCCCGAAGGTGATAATGTGTGTTTTCAGCCGCGCTGATTGGGTGCCCTCCGGCCCGCGCGGCCGGCCTGCCCCCGTGGTGTAATGGATAACGCACCAGCCTCCGGAGCTGGTGATACAGGTTCGATTCCTGTCGGGGGTACTCTCGGCAAATGGACAGAACGCCCGCCGCCGCTCCGATCCCCGCCGCCATGCCGTCTGTGCCCGCCTTGCCACGCATCGCCGTGGTCATCCCGACGCTCAACGAGGCGTCGACATTGCCCCAGACACTGGCCGCGCTGGCCGCGCAGGACTACCCGGCGGAGTTGACCGAGATCCTCGTGCTCGACGGCGGCTCCAGCGACGGCACGCGCGAGATCGTCGCGGCGCACCGCGGCCGCCCGGTCCACCTGCTGGACAACCCCGGACGCACGACCCCGGCGGCGATCAATCTGGCCCTGCGATGGACCGACGCCGACGCGATCCTGTGGTTGTCCGGCCATTGCCTCCTGTCCCCGAACTATGTGTCGGCGGTGGCCGCGGCCTATGCCGAACGCCCCCGCCGTGTTTGCGGGGGACGCCTCGAGGTCCATGGCCAGGGTTGGCGCGGAGGTCTCAACGCGCTGCTTTTGTCCTCGCGCTTCGGCACCGGCGTTTCGCCGCTGCGGTTCGGGCGAAAACCCGGCCCGAGCGACTCGGTGACCTTCGCCCTGTTTGACCGTCAGATGCTCGTTGAAATGGGCGGGCTGGATGAATCACTGGCGCGCAATCAGGACAACGATCTCTTCGGCCGTTTGCGCCAGCAGGGCGTGGAGTTCTGGCGGGTCGATGCCGAAGCGACCTATCTGGCGCCGTTCACGTTCTCCGGTCTCTGGCGTCGTGCCTTCCTTAACGGGGCTTGGAGTCTTTGGGGGCATCGCCGCGGACGCGGCGGGCATCACTGGTGGCATTTTGCGCCCATGGCCATGGTCGGAGCGGGGACGCTCCTAGCTATGCTTTGGTTCGCCGGACTGAGTGCGGCCGGGTGGATTCTGCTGTCGCTGGCGGGTCTCTATGCCGCGATGGCGATTGTCTCGGCGCTGACGGTGGCATTGCCATCGCGCCTGCCCTGGGCTGTCCCGGTGTTGCCGGCCTTGTTTTTCATTCACCATGTCATCTATGGGCTGGGCAGTTGGACTGCCCTTTTGCGCGCCAATCCGGTGCCGCCGCGACCGGCGGTCTCAACCTGAGGAGGAGTCCGATGTCACTGCCAATTCTCTGTTCCGCCGCACGTCCGTCGGAACTGCTGTCCGACCATCTGCTGGCGGTCTTCCTGCCGCCGAAGGGAAAGCTGCCGGCTTGGGTTCGCGAGCTGCCCTATGATCTGCGCGCGGCGCTGGAGAAAGCCGCCGCGTCGCCGTCCTTCACCGGTAAGATCGGCGCCACGCTCGTGGTTCACAGCGCGCCGGGGCAGGCCATACTCGTCGGCACGGGCGACGGTGTCGCCGGCAGCGAGTTATTGCGCCGCACTTATGGCGCGCTGGTCACCGCGGCGCGCCAGCACAAGTTCGCCAAGGTCGCCGCGCCGCTGCCGCCCGGGGCCGATGCCGCCGCCGCTGCCGAAGCGGCGACTGTCGGCGCCGGCCTCGCCAACTACCGCTTCGATCGGTACCGCTCCGAGACCACCCGGGACAAGATTCCCCCGACCATCGCGGCGCTCACATTCTTCGACCCCTCGGCCGCGCGCCGACGCGCCGCGGAAAAAGGCATCGACAGCGGATCGGTCATCGTCGAAGCGGTCGGCCGTGTCCGTGACATGGTCAACACTCCGGCCAACGACCTCAACCCCAAGACCTATTCCGAAGTGGCCGCCGGCTGGTGCCATGAGGCGAAGGTCAAACTCCAGGTCCTCGGCCCGCGCGAGATCGAGCGCGCCAGGATGGGGTGCGTGATGGCGGTGGGGATGGGATCGGCCAACGAGCCGCGCTTCCTGATCGCCAACTACTTCGGCAACAAGCGCCGTTCCAAACAGATCGATGTCGCCCTGATCGGCAAGGGCGTGACCTTCGACACCGGCGGCATTTCCATCAAGCCCTGGCAGGACATGTGGGAGATGCGCGGCGACATGGCCGGCTCGGCCGTGATGCTGGCCGCCACCTGCGCCGCCGCGAAGATGAAACTGCCGCTGAATATCGTCACGCTGACTCCGCTGGTGGAGAACATGCCTTCCGGGCAGGCGTACCGGCCCGGCGACATCCTGCGCTCGCTCTCCGGCCAGACGATCGAGATCAACTCGACCGACGCCGAAGGCCGTCTCATTCTCGCTGACGCGCTGACGTATGCCCAGCGTTTCGATCCGGCGGTGATCGTTGATATCGCCACGCTCACCGGCGCGATCAAAGTCGCGCTTGGCGATGTCTACTGCGGCATCTTTACCGACGCCGACGCCCTGGCGCGTGCGGCCCAGGCCGCGGCCGCCAAATCGGGCGAGCGGGTGTGGCGCATGCCGATGCATGCCGACTATGACGAGAAGCTGGCGACCGTGGTGGCCGACATGCGCAACTCGGCCGGCCGTGACGGCGGCGCCTGTATCGCCGCCGGATTCCTGCGCAAGTTCGCCGGCAGCTACCCGTGGCTGCACATCGACATCGCCGGCGTCGATTTGGAGCCCAAGGGCCACGCCTACTGCCCCAAGGGCGCATCCGGCTTCGGCGCCCGTCTTGTGATTGACCTGTTGCGTGAGTCCAAACTGACCGCGCTGCGCCCCGCGAAGCCGAAGGGCGGGAAACGGCGCTGATGGCCGCCCACGGCCGCCTCGGAACGGTGCGCGCCGCGCTGTTTGATCTGGACGGCGTCTTCCATGTTGGCGACCGGCTGCTGCCCGGCGCGGTCGCGACGCTGGCGTTCCTGCGCGAGCGCGGCATCCCGTTTCGCATTATCACCAACACCACCACCCGGTCGCGCGCCTCGCTGACCGAGAAGCTGCGCCGTCTGGGGTTGCCGCTTGCGCCCGGCGATCTGATCACCGCGCCGTACGCCGGCGCGTTGTACCTGCGCGCACGTCCCGGCGTGCGCTGTCGTTTTGTCATGACCGCCGACGCCCGCGGGGAGTTCGCCGCATTCACCGACTGCGACGACCGGCCCGACCTGATCGTGCTCGGCGACATCGAAGACCAGGTCAGTTACGCGCTGCTCAACTCGTTGTTCAATCAGATCATGGCCGGCGCCGAGCTGATCGCCATGCACAAGGGCCGCTACTGGCAGGTGCCGGAGGGGTTGAAAGTCGATCTGGGGCTGTTTGTGGCCGGTCTGGAGTACACGACGGGCAAACCGGCGACGATCATCGGCAAACCCGCGCCGCTCATCTTCGAGATGGCGATGCGTGAGTTGAACGTCACGCCAACCGACTGCATCATGATCGGCGATGATCCGGTCAATGACATCGGCGGGGCGCAGGCGCTGGGCATCCGTGGGGTGTTGGTGCGCACCGGCAAGTACCGTCCCGGCGACGAAGCGCGCGGGTCAATCGCCCCTGATACGGTCATCGATTCGCTTCTTGGCCTCCCGGAACTCCTCGGTCGCTGAGAGAAAACAGACTCGCCCTCCCCGGTGGAAGGGGAGGGCGAGGATTGCAGGCATCGGTTTCCGGCGGTGCGGGCCTGCGCCGGTCAGATCTCGCGCCATGCCACTTTGGCGTAATGCTTCTTCAGTTCCCAATCACGCAACGAGCGATCGTAATGGAAGTTCGAACCGCCGTTGTCCTGGGCCACATTGCCGACGTAGGCGCCGTAGAGATCGGAACCGCCGATCAGCCGGATTTCGGTGTCGGGGGCGTAGACAACCGACGAGACCTCGGCGCCGCCGTTGATGCGGATTTCCGCGCCGCGGCTGTAAATCTGGCATTGGATCGGTTTGCCGGTGATGTTGACGCGCGCCTGTGAGTTCATCGTGATGTTGCCGTCGATGTAGATCTTCGCGGTGGCCCCGGAGGCTATGACGATGTTGCCCTGAATGTCCATGCTGGAGAAGTAATAGATGCCATCGGCCAGGGTGAGCGTGTTGCCCGGGTTGACGCGCAGGGCTTTGCTGCCGCTGTTGTAGTTGTACGAGCCGGAGAGTCCGGCCGGCGCGCTATTGTTGGCCTTGGCATAGTTGATGTCAGCGACCGACACCGGATCAAACACCTGCATCGGCGCCGTGGTGGTCGTGTCGCCGCCCACATAGGCCGATCCGTCGATCGACAATTCTCCCGCCGAAGCCGAGCCGGCATCGCCGTTGATCTCGGCGTCGCCATTGATGTCAACGTAGCCATTACTGCCCACGTCGCCGTCGGTGAGCCGCTTGGTGGCCGCGTAGCTGCCCGAATCGGAATCATACGAATCGGTGTAGGTGCCGCCCAGCAGGTCCATGTGGTCGTCGGCGAAGGCCGCCCAGCGGAAGGGGCGCGCCGGCGCCAGCTTGACCTCGACGCCCGTCTGCGCGCCGGACCGTGTCGCGATCGAGCGCAGCACCAACGTGTCGCCCAAGCTGGCCTGAACCGTCTTGTCAATAACGGTCACGTTGTATTGGCCGCCGGCGAAGGCCACATTGGACAGGCCGGTGCGCCAGGTCGACGTGTCGCGGATGATGCCGTAGGCGTGCTCCACACCCGCCTCGGCCAGGTAGAAGGACCGCGTGTCCTGCTGGAAGTTCTCGGAGATCGCCATGTCGGTGCTGGACATCTGCACCGCCGAGATCCCCAGAAGCGAGATCATCATCATCACGGCCAGCGCGATCAACATGGCGGCGCCGCGTTCGTTGCGCCTGTCATTCATATTGCCTCCTTCGATCATGCCCGGCTATAAGTTGCGCAGACGGACCTGCGTCTCGAACGTGCGGCGGCGATACCCGTCGCCGGCGATCAGGGCGCTGTCGGGCTTGGGGGCGCGCGCGGTCAGCGAGATGTCGATCAGATTCGGCCCCAACCGTGTCAGCGCGAACGATTCCACATTCTCCGCGAGGACTTCGGGCGTTTCGCCCTTGAATTGACGGTACAGATTGGTCTGCGCCTGGTCGTCGGTGGCCACGAAGTACAGCGTCGTGTCGACCTCAGCGGTGGCGTCGTCGCGCTGGTAGATCGTCAGCGAATCGGCGCCGAGCGTGTAGGCCGGGTGGCTTTTCAACTGGTAGCCGCCCATGCGTAGCGCCCCGGCGATCTCGTCCAGCGACGCCCGCACATTCTGCTGGACCGCGGCGACGTCGTTTTCCACCAGCCAGGTCTTGTGCTGCGAGATGTAGAACTCCATCGCCGCGCCCGCCACCAGAAACGTCAGGAAGCACGCGATCAGAAGTTCAATCAGCGTCATGCCCCGTTCCGACTGCCAATAGTGTCTGATCGTTCTCACGGCGGTCCTCAGTTCTTGGTCGTGTACGTGGTGAAAGTGAGCGTGCGCGCCAGCCCCGACGCGTCGGTCCAGTTGACGGTCGCGTCCACCTTGTAGACATGCGCCGGAATCGACGACGTCACCGTCTTGTCGGTGATCCGCGTCGTCACCGTGTACTTACCGCCATCGAAGGTGCTGGTTTGCACAAAGGGGATGGTCGGAAACCCGACGGCGCCGATTTTCTGCTCGATCATCTCCTGCGCCGCGGCCACCACGCTGGTGATGTTTTCGCTGTGCACGCTGCCGCGCACCGAGATTGCCATCAGCGGCGCCAACCCCAGAATGCCGAGGGTCAACACGACCATGGCCGCAAGCACTTCGATGAGGGAGAGCCCCTTTTGATTCGATCCAATCTTGCGCAATCGACCCAGCATATCATCCGCCTTCCGTCGCTTCAGAGTCCGTCTTGCCGCTGACATAAGCCAATGCCGTGCCAAGAGTCCGCATTCCGTGACGAACCCATAATCCGCCGGGTGACAGCGTCTTACGCGCAGTGCCGTCGGGACGCGCCGAGGTCCGTGATGCCAAGCAGTGGCTGCATCGGGCGGAGGTATGGGATCATGCCCATTGTCGGAAATGCGGATGGAGATGCGGTCGGAGGGCGTTGGCGCTTCTACCGCGAGCGCGGCGGCTGGCCGGCCAGCGATTCCGGCGCGCGCCAAATGATCGCGTTGAGCAACGGCGTCCCCGGCGGCAGCTTTGCCGGATCGAGCAGGTTGTCGTCATACGACCAGTCGCGCGCCGGCGGGCTGTAGGTGCCGTCGGCGTCGCTCCATGGGCCCGTGGCGTATTCCGACTCCCACAGTTGCGCCATCGCGCCGCGCCAGTGGAAGGTGCGGCCAGCCCAATTCTCCAGAAAGCGCGTCAGATTGTGGACTCCACCCGACATCACCCCGGCGCGTGTCGGCACATGCCCGGCGATGATCGAGACGTTGCAGGTGGTTCCGGCGGCGTCGCGATACTCGAGACTCTTGGCGGAATGCTTGTCCTGCCAGCCATTGGAGAGCACCGTGTATGCGTCGGCGATGATTGCGGCCGGTTGCGGATCAATGACATTGTAATCGCCCCGGGTGTAGACCGGGTTGTCGCTGGCCACCGTCAGCGGTGCGGCCAGATGCGTGCCATTGACGAGACGCGCCGCCCGCAGGTCGGGTCCGCGCCGCCCATCGTGGATGTAGACGATGCCGTTGGCCGGCCGGCAGGAGCCGGCATTGAGTCGGGCGATGTCGATTTCAAGCGCCGCGACACGCCGCTTCTCGCGGGCGTCGTAAAACTGCGCGCGGCGCAGTACGCCGGCCGCTTCCAATTGCGCGGTGACATCGACCCAGGCGTCCTCGCGCCGGTGGAAGGCGGCGCCGTCGATGATCTTCAGCCCGGCTTTCAATTCGTAGGAGTCGATATTGCCGTTTGCGGCGGGACGGATGATGTCGCGCGGAGCGCCGCCGCCGGCCAGGGCCAGCGTCAGGCGTGTGACACCATGCGCCGAATCCTGTACCCGACCGCCCCAACGTGTCAATGCTGCCGCCCGCCAATCCGGATGACGATGATCCAGCCACACACCGTCGGCCAGCGCCATCGACCGATAGAGGCCGCCCCGGTCGCGGATCTGCACCGGGCCATCATAGTTTTCCTCGCGTGACGCCGGATGCTTGCCATGCAGAATCCGTCCGGCGGCGGTGCAGAATGATTCGAGATTCAGCCCGGTGAAGGCATCGAGATACATGTCGGCGTTGGTGTGCACACGGCCGTTGATTGACAAGGCCGTGCCGGGGTGAAGTTCGAGCACATCATCATAGAAGACCGCGAAGTGAAACAACGGCACCAGGGCATGATCGAGCGGAATGCGCACGGTGGCGGCCGTGGCGCCCGGCAGCCGCGCCAGGACGTCATAGCGGCGCACGGTGGCCATCAGTTCCTCGCAGGGGCCGGCGGTCAAGCGCCGCCGCGACGCGCCACCGGCCGGCAGAATCTCATAGGTTATCGCATGCGCTGCCGGCCATTGCGAATCGCCGCCGGCCAGGGCCAACGCCGGCCGGGCGGAATCAATTGCGGCGCGGAATGCCTCGAGGGCATACGCGGCCGCCGCATCGGCGGTATACGCCGCCGTTTGATCGTCGAATGTGTACGACACCGACTCGGGCGGCTCCGATGACCGCGGCCACAAGGCAAATCCCGCCGCCGCCGCGCCCAGCGCCAACAACAGTGCAACGGCCGTCGCCGCCGAATGACGCCAAGGCGCCAACGCCGGCGAAGGCGAAGAGGTGGACTCGTGTGTTCGGGCCAGGGACACGTTGTCTCTCCCGAGGCGAGTCTTCCGCCCGTCGTTTGAACCGCGCGACAATTGGGCCATGCCGACTTCGCCTGCGGGCCCGGACAGAATTGTGCGCGCCGGCGGCGTTGAGTCGCCGTCTCATTTGCACGGTTCTACAACCGAACGCCGTAAACCGGATGCCGGATGATGATGTATTCGGGAGCGCGCCTCATCCTGCTGTCGGGCAATGAATAAGCCGGGGCCGTCGGGAGGGTGGGGATGGCACGCGGAAATAAATCATGACTTCAACGACGGCTGATTCCCCGTCTGTGTCGGCGCAATCCCTCACCGGCGGCGGTCCGCCTTCGTTGCGCGCTCGCGGTGCGGGTGGCGACAACGCATTCGGCATGATGGCGCCATTTGATCCGAAGGCGGCATATATGACCGTTTTTGTCGCCTTCTCCGGCGTCGCTGTCAAAAAGGGTAGCTAAACAGCCCCGTTCTGTCATAAAGCGGAGCGCAATTGTTACTGTTTGCGCCGGGATTCCGTAACGTTGTTGTGAGTGGACGCGACGGCGTATCCACGAGTCGATTGCTGGGAACACATTCGCTCTACGGAGGAAAGGGGCACCGCATGCAGTTCACCAAAGCCGAGGAGTACGGATTGTTTGGCGCCGTGCATCTGGCCAAACAGCCGCGGGGCACTGTCGTGTCGCTGACCGAGATCTCGCAGGCGCAGAACATCCCCGACAAGTTTCTGGCGAAGATCTTTCAAAGCATGACCCGCGCCGGCATTCTCAAGTCGCACCGCGGCGTGCGTGGCGGCTTCTCGCTGGTCAAGGCGCCGAAGAAGGTCAGCATCGCCGAGATTCTCAACGCCATCCAGGGAGACACCGACCCGATCAAATGCGTTTCCAACGGTTCGCCTTGCTCAAAGAGGGGCGACTGCGCGGTCCGCGACGTGATCCTGGAGGGGCGCCGGATGATGTTTACCTACTACGAGAAGCAAACGCTTGAGGAATTGTCGTCGCGCGTGAAGTAACCGTGCTGCACTGACCGCCAGATCCCTGCCAGCGCCGGAGTGTGCGTCCGGCGCCGCTTCACGAATCTTACGCATCCCTCCGAGGGCGGCCCCGCCGCCCTCGTGGCATAAACGGGCGCGCCCGACGGCGCCGACCTCAGCCGAGCGCCAGTTTGCCCGAATGTCGGTTAATCCGCGTCGGGTAATGCCCGGAGAAGCAGGCGGTGCAGAAGGCGTTTTGGGGATGGCTGGATAGCGACAGCATGCCCTCCAGCGACAGGTAACCAAGCGAGTCGACGCCGAGGTAGGCGCGGATCTGTTCGACCGTGCGCGTCGAGGCGATCAACTCCCCTTTGGTGGGCATGTCGATGCCGTAGAAGCAGGGGGAAATGATCGGGGGGGAGGCGACGCGGAAGTGCACTTCGCGCGCGCCGGCGGCACGCACCATTCGCACCAGCTTGCGCGCGGTGGTGCCGCGCACGATCGAATCATCGACCATCACCACCCGCTTGTTCTGCAGCACGCCGCGCACCGGGTTGAATTTGATCTTCACGTCCAGGTCGCGCAGTTTCTGATCGGGCAGGATGAAGGTGCGTCCGACATAGTGGTTGCGGATCAGGCCCAACTCCAGCTTGAGGCCCGACTCCTCGGCGTAGCCGATGGCGGCGGTGTTCGACGAGTCGGGGACTGAGATCACGATGTCGGCATCGGCCGGACGCTCGATGGCCAGCTGGCGGCCGAGGCGGCGCCGCACCTTGTCGACATTCTCGCCGAAGATCATCGAATCGGGGCGGGCGAAATAGATGTACTCGAAGATGCAGTGCGCGCGGCGCTCGCTGCGCGGCAGCTGGCGGGTCGTCAGGCCCTTTTTGGAAATCGCGAGAATCTCGCCCGGCGCGATGTCGCGGATGTAGCGCGCGCCGATGATGTCGAAGGCGCAGGTCTCCGAGGCCACCACATACGACCCGTTCAGCTTACCCAGGGACAAGGGACGGAACCCCCAGGGATCGCGCGCCGCGATCAGCTCATCGGGTGTGAGGATGACAAAGCAGAAGGCGCCCTCGAAGTGCGACAGCGCGTCGGCGACGCGCGCGACCGTGTCGCGCTTCTTCGAACGGGCGTACAGG is a window from the bacterium genome containing:
- a CDS encoding TIGR01458 family HAD-type hydrolase, which produces MAAHGRLGTVRAALFDLDGVFHVGDRLLPGAVATLAFLRERGIPFRIITNTTTRSRASLTEKLRRLGLPLAPGDLITAPYAGALYLRARPGVRCRFVMTADARGEFAAFTDCDDRPDLIVLGDIEDQVSYALLNSLFNQIMAGAELIAMHKGRYWQVPEGLKVDLGLFVAGLEYTTGKPATIIGKPAPLIFEMAMRELNVTPTDCIMIGDDPVNDIGGAQALGIRGVLVRTGKYRPGDEARGSIAPDTVIDSLLGLPELLGR
- a CDS encoding pilus assembly PilX N-terminal domain-containing protein, producing MNDRRNERGAAMLIALAVMMMISLLGISAVQMSSTDMAISENFQQDTRSFYLAEAGVEHAYGIIRDTSTWRTGLSNVAFAGGQYNVTVIDKTVQASLGDTLVLRSIATRSGAQTGVEVKLAPARPFRWAAFADDHMDLLGGTYTDSYDSDSGSYAATKRLTDGDVGSNGYVDINGDAEINGDAGSASAGELSIDGSAYVGGDTTTTAPMQVFDPVSVADINYAKANNSAPAGLSGSYNYNSGSKALRVNPGNTLTLADGIYYFSSMDIQGNIVIASGATAKIYIDGNITMNSQARVNITGKPIQCQIYSRGAEIRINGGAEVSSVVYAPDTEIRLIGGSDLYGAYVGNVAQDNGGSNFHYDRSLRDWELKKHYAKVAWREI
- a CDS encoding prepilin-type N-terminal cleavage/methylation domain-containing protein — encoded protein: MRTIRHYWQSERGMTLIELLIACFLTFLVAGAAMEFYISQHKTWLVENDVAAVQQNVRASLDEIAGALRMGGYQLKSHPAYTLGADSLTIYQRDDATAEVDTTLYFVATDDQAQTNLYRQFKGETPEVLAENVESFALTRLGPNLIDISLTARAPKPDSALIAGDGYRRRTFETQVRLRNL
- a CDS encoding prepilin-type N-terminal cleavage/methylation domain-containing protein; the protein is MLGRLRKIGSNQKGLSLIEVLAAMVVLTLGILGLAPLMAISVRGSVHSENITSVVAAAQEMIEQKIGAVGFPTIPFVQTSTFDGGKYTVTTRITDKTVTSSIPAHVYKVDATVNWTDASGLARTLTFTTYTTKN
- a CDS encoding Rrf2 family transcriptional regulator, with translation MQFTKAEEYGLFGAVHLAKQPRGTVVSLTEISQAQNIPDKFLAKIFQSMTRAGILKSHRGVRGGFSLVKAPKKVSIAEILNAIQGDTDPIKCVSNGSPCSKRGDCAVRDVILEGRRMMFTYYEKQTLEELSSRVK
- the purF gene encoding amidophosphoribosyltransferase, giving the protein MMNDDYDQSFAAGDSCIDKPACECGVFGIFGHRKPAEMAYFGLYSLQHRGQESAGIAVSNGETVTVRKGMGEIADVFPDREALAGLSGFAAIGHNRYSTTGSSSLTNAQPLLMKFKFRHMAAGHNGNITNAGELKSRLEKEGAIFTSSSDSELVLHLYARSKKRDTVARVADALSHFEGAFCFVILTPDELIAARDPWGFRPLSLGKLNGSYVVASETCAFDIIGARYIRDIAPGEILAISKKGLTTRQLPRSERRAHCIFEYIYFARPDSMIFGENVDKVRRRLGRQLAIERPADADIVISVPDSSNTAAIGYAEESGLKLELGLIRNHYVGRTFILPDQKLRDLDVKIKFNPVRGVLQNKRVVMVDDSIVRGTTARKLVRMVRAAGAREVHFRVASPPIISPCFYGIDMPTKGELIASTRTVEQIRAYLGVDSLGYLSLEGMLSLSSHPQNAFCTACFSGHYPTRINRHSGKLALG